In the genome of Raphanus sativus cultivar WK10039 chromosome 4, ASM80110v3, whole genome shotgun sequence, one region contains:
- the LOC130511775 gene encoding two-component response regulator ARR9-like, with protein MGMTAAESQFHVLAVDDSSFDRKFIEKLLQKSSCQVTTVDSGYKALEFLGLRQGIDDSNNPNAQEVEVNLIITDYCMPGMTGYDLLKKVKESSAFKNIPVVIMSSENVPARISRCLEEGAEEFFLKPVRLADLNKLKPHMMKTKLNNEKLQEIERPSKDENGTVASAVQPEIKDSTEVGSKILTLQSELETKQVHPQVIQQEEQTLSNNNKRKTMEETDISRPRFKCITTAV; from the exons ATGGGCATGACAGCAGCGGAATCGCAGTTTCATGTTTTAGCTGTTGATGATAGTTCATTCGACCGGAAATTTATAGAGAAACTGCTTCAAAAGTCTTCGTGTCAAG TAACAACCGTTGATTCTGGCTATAAGGCTTTAGAGTTTCTTGGTTTAAGACAAGGTATTGATGACAGTAACAACCCAAATGCTCAG GAGGTTGAAGTGAATCTTATCATTACAGACTATTGTATGCCAGGCATGACTGGTTATGATTTACTCAAGAAAGTCAAG GAGTCATCAGCTTTTAAGAACATACCAGTAGTGATAATGTCCTCAGAGAACGTTCCTGCAAGGATCAGCAG ATGTTTAGAAGAAGGAGCTGAGGAGTTTTTCTTGAAACCAGTAAGACTGGCTGATCTCAACAAGTTGAAACCTCATATGATGAAAACAAAGTTGAACAACGAGAAGCTGCAAGAGATTGAAAGACCTTCTAAGGATGAAAATGGAACCGTGGCATCAGCAGTTCAACCAGAGATTAAAGATTCAACAGAAGTTGGAAGCAAAATCTTGACTCTTCAGTCTGAACTAGAAACGAAGCAAGTACATCCGCAAGTAATACAACAAGAGGAGCAAACATTGAGTAACAACAACAAGAGGAAGACAATGGAAGAAACAGATATATCACGTCCTAGATTCAAGTGTATCACAACCGCTGTCTGA
- the LOC108831221 gene encoding cystathionine beta-lyase, chloroplastic yields the protein MASSLSLHSSFVPSFADLHDRGLVSKNSPTTVSVTKFPTWEKKKKNQISNRNLFKLSCVMEKSIDGNTHSVVDTTQDCLNDVNVREEASVATLLMNLDNKFDPFDAMSTPLYQTATFKQPSAIENGPYDYTRSGNPTRDALESLLAKLDKADRAFCFTSGMAALAAVTHLLKSGDELVAGDDLYGGSDRLLSNVVPRSGVVVKRVNTTSLEEVAAAIGPRTKLVWLESPTNPRQQISDIRKIAEMAHAQGALLLVDNSIMSPVLSRPLELGADIVMHSATKFIAGHSDLMAGVLSVKGEQLAKELYFLQNSEGSGLAPFDCWLCLRGIKTMALRIEKQQENARKIAMYLSTHPRVKQVYYAGLPDHPGHHLHFSQAKGAGSVFSFITGSVALSKHLVETTKYFSIAVSFGSVKSLISMPCFMSHASIPAEVREARGLTEDLVRISAGIEDADDLISDLDIAFRTGPI from the exons ATGGCATCTTCTCTATCACTTCACTCCTCCTTCGTACCTTCCTTCGCTGATCTCCACGACCGT GGTTTGGTCAGTAAAAACTCTCCGACAACTGTTTCAGTTACCAAGTTTCCAActtgggagaagaagaagaagaatcagatctcGAATCGGAACCTCTTCAAGCTGAGCTGCGTGATGGAGAAGAGCATCGACGGAAACACTCATTCTGTAGTTGACACCACCCAAGATTGCTTAAATG ATGTTAATGTCAGAGAAGAAGCTAGCGTCGCTACGTTACTGATGAACTTGGATAATAAATTTGATCCCTTTGATGCAATGAGCACTCCCCTTTACCAGACTGCTACGTTTAAGCAG CCTTCTGCTATAGAAAATGGTCCATATGATTACACAAGAAGTGGGAATCCTACACGTGATGCACTTGAAAG TCTCCTTGCGAAGCTTGACAAGGCGGATAGAGCATTTTGCTTTACTAGTGGAATGGCTGCTCTTGCTGCTGTTACCCACCTTCTCAAATCTG GCGACGAGCTTGTGGCTGGGGATGATTTATATGGTGGCTCAGACAGATTACTATCCAATGTAGTTCCAAGATCTGGCGTTGTGGTCAA ACGAGTAAACACAACTAGTTTAGAGGAGGTTGCTGCTGCCATTGGTCCCAGGACAAAACTTGTGTGGCTTGAGTCTCCAACCAACCCCAGACAACAGATCTCTGATATACGA AAAATAGCTGAGATGGCTCATGCTCAAGGTGCACTTTTGTTAGTGGACAACAGTATTATGTCCCCGGTGCTCTCTCGGCCATTAGAACTTGGAGCTG ATATCGTGATGCACTCGGCTACTAAGTTTATAGCCGGACACAGTGATTTGATGGCGGGTGTGCTTTCTGTAAAAGGCGAACA attgGCAAAGGAGTTGTACTTCCTCCAAAACTCGGAAGGTTCTGGATTAGCTCCTTTCGACTGTTGGCTTTGCCTACGAGGAATCAAGACAATGGCTTTACGTATAGAGAAGCAACAG GAAAACGCACGGAAGATCGCAATGTACTTGTCTACCCATCCAAGAGTGAAGCAAGTGTACTATGCTGGTCTACCAGATCATCCTGGCCACCATCTCCACTTCTCTCAGGCAAAGGGTGCAGGATCAGTTTTTAGCTTCATAACAGGATCTGTCGCGCTATCTAAGCATCTTGTGGAAACCACCAAGTACTTCAGCATTGCTGTCAGTTTTG GGAGTGTTAAGTCGCTTATAAGCATGCCATGCTTCATGTCACATGCAAGCATACCTGCAGAAGTTCGCGAGGCCAGAGGCTTGACTGAAGATCTTGTTCGTATATCCGCAGGCATTGAGGATGCTGATGATTTGATCTCTGATCTTGATATCGCCTTCAGAACCGGTCCCATCTAG